In a single window of the Nocardioides sp. L-11A genome:
- a CDS encoding cytochrome P450, with protein MTTVEDREDTLPLTMRRFRRMSVVGGGDLPPVPMDRLPPGPRWPAFAQTVALMRFRHWFHPWLHRRYGEAFTLNLIPGNRPLVLFTSPAVTKEIFAGDPEVFHAGRGNAILGPIMGEHSLLLQDSGEHHRARKLLMPAFLGHALRGYRSMVAEVAADEVASWREGEEFRALERMNALTLEVILRVVFGVTDEGRLARLRPAVNRTVEISPAILLGWAYPRLQRLGPWRRTVDNQVELDRLMYAEIRERRTATDLADRSDVLSRLLAAHDADDPGSGLSDVELRDQLVTLLLAGHETTASALSWALVEVGRSPDLLARTQRAVDEGDDAWLEAVLKESMRLHPIIPMVVRTLMQPAKVGGWDLPRGTTVGPSIVVSHQRESNFPDPEVFRPERFLGDDVPALNVWIPFGGGVRRCIGAGFSLMEGVEVLRQVFAAYDVAAVGTEVPKVRNITSVPRRGARIRVSRRAR; from the coding sequence GTGACGACCGTCGAGGACCGCGAGGACACCCTGCCGCTGACCATGCGGCGCTTCCGCCGGATGAGCGTCGTCGGCGGCGGCGACCTGCCGCCGGTCCCGATGGACCGGCTCCCGCCCGGCCCCCGGTGGCCGGCGTTCGCCCAGACGGTGGCGCTGATGCGGTTCCGGCACTGGTTCCACCCCTGGCTGCACCGCAGGTACGGCGAGGCGTTCACCCTCAACCTGATCCCCGGCAACCGCCCGCTGGTGCTGTTCACCTCGCCCGCCGTGACGAAGGAGATCTTCGCCGGGGACCCCGAGGTCTTCCACGCCGGTCGCGGCAACGCGATCCTCGGTCCGATCATGGGTGAGCACTCGCTGCTCCTCCAGGACTCCGGTGAGCACCACCGCGCGCGCAAGCTGCTCATGCCCGCCTTCCTCGGCCATGCGCTGCGCGGCTACCGGTCGATGGTGGCCGAGGTCGCCGCCGACGAGGTCGCGAGCTGGCGCGAGGGCGAGGAGTTCCGGGCCCTGGAGCGGATGAACGCCCTCACCCTCGAGGTGATCCTGCGCGTCGTCTTCGGGGTCACCGACGAGGGCCGACTGGCCCGGCTGCGGCCCGCGGTGAACCGGACGGTCGAGATCAGCCCGGCGATCCTGCTCGGCTGGGCCTATCCACGGCTGCAGCGGCTCGGCCCGTGGCGGCGCACCGTCGACAACCAGGTCGAGCTCGACCGGCTGATGTACGCCGAGATCCGCGAGCGTCGTACCGCCACCGACCTCGCCGACCGCTCCGACGTGCTCTCCCGGCTGCTCGCCGCGCACGACGCCGACGACCCGGGCAGCGGCCTCTCCGACGTCGAGCTGCGCGACCAGCTGGTCACGCTGCTGCTGGCCGGGCACGAGACCACCGCGTCGGCGCTGTCGTGGGCGCTGGTCGAGGTCGGCCGCAGCCCGGACCTGTTGGCCCGCACGCAGCGCGCGGTCGACGAGGGCGATGACGCCTGGCTGGAGGCGGTGCTCAAGGAATCGATGCGGCTGCATCCCATCATCCCGATGGTCGTGCGCACCCTGATGCAGCCGGCCAAGGTCGGCGGCTGGGACCTGCCCCGCGGCACCACCGTCGGCCCGTCGATCGTGGTCAGCCACCAGCGCGAGTCGAACTTCCCCGACCCCGAGGTGTTCCGTCCGGAGCGCTTCCTCGGCGACGACGTCCCGGCGCTGAACGTGTGGATCCCGTTCGGCGGCGGCGTCCGGCGCTGCATCGGCGCCGGGTTCTCGCTGATGGAGGGCGTCGAGGTGCTCCGCCAGGTCTTCGCCGCCTACGACGTCGCCGCCGTCGGCACCGAGGTGCCCAAGGTCCGCAATATCACCAGCGTGCCGCGCCGAGGTGCGCGGATCCGGGTCAGCCGGCGCGCTCGCTGA
- a CDS encoding SDR family oxidoreductase: MVDLLTDKVVVLSGVGPGLGRSLGEEAAKMGADLVLVSRTPKRLEKMAEVVRSYGRRALVVPTDITDEDQRKALVEAALDEFGKVDCLINNAFGIPPMDPISTLDLDGLRTANETNVFAPLRLSALFADALAQSEDKIGGSVIMVNSCVIYSSQPEYSGYKLSKGTLEHLAQSLATELGPRGIRVNSVAPSYIYEDVNKAYFDWIAQESGRTHEDVYAEKAAPTDLKRLATPDEVARATLFLASDLASAVTGQMLNVDCGEFHA; encoded by the coding sequence ATGGTGGATCTGCTGACCGACAAGGTCGTCGTGCTCTCCGGCGTCGGGCCGGGCCTCGGACGCTCCCTCGGCGAGGAGGCGGCCAAGATGGGCGCCGACCTCGTCCTGGTGAGCCGGACCCCGAAGCGGCTGGAGAAGATGGCCGAGGTGGTCCGGTCGTACGGGCGCCGGGCGCTCGTCGTACCGACCGACATCACCGACGAGGACCAGCGCAAGGCGCTGGTCGAGGCGGCGCTCGACGAGTTCGGGAAGGTCGACTGCCTGATCAACAACGCCTTCGGCATCCCGCCGATGGACCCGATCAGCACGCTCGACCTCGACGGCCTGCGCACCGCCAACGAGACCAATGTGTTCGCGCCGCTGCGGCTGTCCGCCCTGTTCGCCGACGCCCTCGCGCAGAGCGAGGACAAGATCGGCGGCTCGGTGATCATGGTCAACTCCTGCGTCATCTACAGCAGCCAGCCCGAGTACTCCGGCTACAAGCTCTCCAAGGGCACCCTCGAGCACCTCGCGCAGTCGCTCGCCACCGAGCTCGGCCCGCGCGGCATCCGGGTCAACAGCGTGGCTCCGTCGTACATCTACGAGGACGTCAACAAGGCCTACTTCGACTGGATCGCGCAGGAGTCGGGGCGCACGCACGAGGACGTGTACGCCGAGAAGGCGGCGCCCACCGACCTGAAGCGGCTCGCCACGCCCGACGAGGTCGCCCGGGCCACGCTGTTCCTAGCCTCGGACCTCGCCTCGGCCGTCACCGGCCAGATGCTCAACGTCGACTGCGGCGAATTCCATGCCTGA
- a CDS encoding VOC family protein, with translation MAIARNPQFVLDCPDPKALAAFYGALLDLPAEVDPDGTWATVSPGDHPIHFQQVDDYRAPQWPGQEVPQQVHLDVDVDDLDEAEAATLALGATRHAHQPGTSFRVFLDPAGHPFCLCLA, from the coding sequence ATGGCCATCGCACGCAATCCCCAGTTCGTCCTCGACTGCCCGGATCCGAAGGCGCTCGCCGCGTTCTACGGCGCCCTCCTCGACCTCCCGGCCGAGGTCGACCCCGACGGCACCTGGGCGACCGTGTCGCCGGGCGACCACCCCATCCACTTCCAGCAGGTCGACGACTACCGGGCCCCGCAGTGGCCCGGCCAGGAGGTGCCCCAGCAGGTCCACCTCGACGTCGACGTCGACGACCTCGACGAGGCCGAGGCGGCGACCCTCGCGCTGGGCGCGACCAGGCACGCCCACCAGCCCGGTACGTCCTTCCGGGTCTTCCTCGACCCCGCGGGTCACCCGTTCTGTCTCTGTCTGGCGTGA
- a CDS encoding aldo/keto reductase, with translation MSTPRIDLNDQTSIPQFGVGVWQVPPGDAERVVSDALELGYRHVDTAQMYGNEEGVGAAIARSGLAREDLYVTTKLNNNRHEPGAAKDSLRVSLEKLGLEKVDLFLIHWPLPTRYDGDFVSTWEALLELREAGLTTSVGVSNFQPGHLDRIVEATGVVPAVNQVEAHPYFANDAVRAATTGHGAHVQAWSPLGQGGGELNDPAVTALAERYAKTPAQVLLRWALDRGDIVFPKSLSRARLAENAEIFDFALTADEVAALAGLDKGEAGRQGPNPDTFDWIPD, from the coding sequence GTGAGCACTCCGCGGATCGACCTCAACGACCAGACCTCCATCCCCCAGTTCGGCGTCGGCGTGTGGCAGGTGCCGCCGGGGGACGCGGAGCGCGTGGTGTCCGACGCCCTCGAGCTCGGCTACCGCCACGTCGACACCGCCCAGATGTACGGCAACGAGGAGGGTGTCGGCGCCGCCATCGCACGGTCCGGCCTCGCCCGCGAGGACCTCTACGTCACCACCAAGCTCAACAACAACCGCCACGAGCCGGGCGCGGCCAAGGACTCGCTCCGGGTCTCCCTCGAGAAGCTCGGTCTGGAGAAGGTCGACCTGTTCCTCATCCACTGGCCGCTGCCCACGCGGTACGACGGCGACTTCGTCTCCACCTGGGAGGCGCTGCTCGAGCTGCGCGAGGCCGGCCTGACCACCTCGGTCGGCGTCTCCAACTTCCAGCCCGGCCACCTCGATCGCATCGTCGAGGCCACCGGCGTCGTCCCGGCCGTCAACCAGGTCGAGGCGCATCCCTACTTCGCCAACGACGCGGTCCGCGCGGCGACCACGGGCCACGGCGCCCACGTCCAGGCCTGGTCCCCGCTCGGTCAGGGCGGCGGCGAGCTGAACGACCCGGCGGTGACGGCGCTGGCCGAGCGGTACGCCAAGACGCCCGCCCAGGTGCTGCTGCGCTGGGCGCTGGACCGCGGCGACATCGTCTTCCCGAAGTCGCTGAGCAGGGCCCGGCTGGCGGAGAACGCCGAGATCTTCGACTTCGCGCTCACCGCCGACGAGGTGGCCGCCCTCGCCGGGCTCGACAAGGGCGAGGCGGGCCGTCAGGGCCCCAACCCGGACACCTTCGACTGGATCCCCGACTGA
- a CDS encoding sulfotransferase, translating into MPEPRQRADVGSFEDICAAATRTTGLSDFGFADAPGHEEAFRILVEDLGSAEAGLTGAGNYFMRSQVKSALVARLLTEARFAEFPQHADVAIERPIFVVGLPRTGTTALSRLLCADPAHQGLEMWLTEFPQPRPPRDTWEDDPIFTAMQAAFREHHVTNPEFMGIHYSDATEPEECWRVLRQTGKSLGFESLAHVPAYSRWLATQGWTDAYERHRRNLQLIGLNDQDRRWVLKNPSHLIALDALLEVYPDALVVMTQRDPVTSVASACSLSAEATDGHSTTFVGETLGRDQLGHLTRQWDAFWQAREKHDESQFFDVDYRGFVQDPVGTVGAIYDAFGLTWSQAAQQEVRRMDEESRSGARRPSHSYDLSDYGITEDEVRASFTR; encoded by the coding sequence ATGCCTGAGCCCCGCCAGCGCGCGGACGTCGGCAGCTTCGAGGACATCTGCGCCGCCGCCACCCGCACCACCGGCCTGAGCGACTTCGGCTTCGCGGACGCCCCCGGCCACGAGGAGGCGTTCCGGATCCTCGTCGAGGACCTCGGCTCCGCCGAGGCCGGACTGACCGGCGCGGGCAACTACTTCATGCGCTCGCAGGTCAAGAGCGCCCTGGTCGCGCGCCTGCTCACCGAGGCGCGGTTCGCCGAGTTCCCCCAGCACGCCGACGTCGCGATCGAGCGGCCGATCTTCGTGGTCGGCCTCCCCCGCACCGGTACGACGGCCCTGAGCCGGCTGCTCTGCGCGGATCCCGCCCACCAGGGCCTGGAGATGTGGCTGACCGAGTTCCCCCAGCCCCGCCCTCCGCGGGACACCTGGGAGGACGACCCGATCTTCACCGCCATGCAGGCGGCGTTCCGGGAGCACCACGTCACCAACCCGGAGTTCATGGGCATCCACTACTCCGACGCCACGGAGCCCGAGGAGTGCTGGCGGGTGCTGCGCCAGACCGGCAAGTCACTCGGCTTCGAGTCGCTGGCCCACGTGCCGGCGTACTCCCGCTGGCTGGCGACGCAGGGCTGGACCGACGCCTACGAGCGGCACCGCCGCAACCTGCAGCTGATCGGCCTCAACGACCAGGACCGGCGCTGGGTCCTCAAGAATCCGTCGCACCTGATCGCGCTCGACGCGCTGCTGGAGGTCTACCCCGACGCGCTGGTCGTGATGACCCAGCGCGACCCGGTCACCTCGGTCGCCTCGGCCTGCTCGCTGTCTGCGGAGGCCACCGACGGTCACTCGACGACCTTCGTCGGCGAGACCCTCGGTCGCGACCAGCTCGGCCACCTCACCCGGCAGTGGGACGCCTTCTGGCAGGCCCGCGAGAAGCACGACGAGAGCCAGTTCTTCGACGTCGACTACCGCGGCTTCGTCCAGGATCCGGTCGGCACCGTCGGCGCGATCTACGACGCGTTCGGGCTCACCTGGAGCCAGGCGGCGCAGCAGGAGGTGCGCCGCATGGACGAGGAGTCGCGCAGCGGTGCGCGCCGGCCCTCGCACAGCTACGACCTCTCCGACTACGGCATCACCGAGGACGAGGTGCGGGCCTCCTTCACCCGCTGA